The following are encoded together in the Tepidiforma bonchosmolovskayae genome:
- the ureG gene encoding urease accessory protein UreG, whose protein sequence is MTAGHPHAFTPSPRSRPIDPRGIVRIGVAGPVGSGKTSTLLALCRKLYPLLDLAVVTNDIYTEEDARILRAHAALPDDRIIGVATGACPHSAIREDPSLNLAAIETLAARHPNLELILIESGGDNLSATFGPELVDRVIYVIDVAGGDKVPRKGGPGTTWSDLLVINKKDLAPYVGASLEVMERDARAARGDRPILVTSMNDPNDQARVAAWVTAQVAALRG, encoded by the coding sequence ATGACCGCAGGCCACCCCCACGCCTTTACCCCGTCGCCGCGCTCCCGGCCCATCGACCCCCGCGGAATCGTTCGCATCGGCGTCGCCGGGCCCGTCGGTTCCGGGAAAACCTCGACGCTGCTCGCGCTCTGCCGGAAGCTCTACCCCCTGCTCGACCTCGCCGTCGTCACCAACGACATCTACACCGAAGAGGACGCCCGCATCCTCCGGGCCCACGCCGCCCTGCCCGACGACCGCATCATCGGCGTCGCCACCGGGGCCTGCCCGCACAGCGCCATCCGCGAAGACCCCTCGCTCAATCTCGCGGCGATCGAGACGCTCGCGGCCCGCCATCCCAACCTCGAGCTCATCCTCATCGAAAGCGGCGGCGACAACCTTTCTGCCACGTTCGGCCCCGAACTCGTCGACCGCGTCATCTACGTGATCGACGTTGCCGGCGGCGACAAGGTCCCCCGCAAAGGGGGGCCCGGCACGACCTGGTCCGACCTCCTCGTCATCAACAAGAAGGACCTCGCCCCGTACGTCGGCGCCAGCCTGGAGGTGATGGAGCGCGATGCGCGCGCCGCCCGCGGCGACCGGCCGATTCTCGTGACCAGCATGAACGACCCCAATGACCAGGCGCGCGTTGCGGCCTGGGTAACCGCGCAGGTCGCGGCGCTCCGCGGATGA
- a CDS encoding xanthine dehydrogenase family protein molybdopterin-binding subunit — translation MTTVEKPQYRVIGTRPIRPDGVEKVTGKALYGADIRLPGMIYGKILRSPHAHARILRIDTSEAERAPGVLAVVTHADLPVAADRVEELGESAVNVREVAENILASQKVLYRGHAVAAVAATSPHLAEEALQLIKVEYEVLPHVLDVLDAMRDDAPLLDENRRTKTLMTGELSEKPSNVASYNRFQGGDVEAAFAEADVVIEREFRTKMVHQGYIEPQNSTANWNADGTLTIWTSTQGAFAVRNLVAEVLRKPIAQVKVVPMEIGGGFGGKLPIYLDPVAALLSKKSGRPVKIVMSRTEVFEATGPTSGTVIRVKAAAKGDRLTAVQASLFYEAGAFPGSSVGAGSMTMLAPYNVENFVIDAYDVVVNKPKTAAYRAPGAPAAAFAIESVIDELARHQKVDPLVFRKVNSARKGTKMVNGIAFPRIGHEECVEAALNSDHYRSPIEGPYRGRGVASGYWFNGGMQSSVVVAVNTDGTVNLIEGSTDIGGTRASLAMQLAETLGIPYENIRPSVVDTDSIGHNDVTGGSRTTFATGMAVYEAGMAIRREMVARAAKLWGLPEDDVEYDAGIIRSKKDGRQFTFKELAAQSARTGGPITGKASLVARGVGGAYGTHIVDVEVDPDTGKVTILRYTAVQDVGTAIHPSYVEGQIQGGVVQGIGWALNEEYVFDEQGRMVNASFLDYRMPTALDVPMIDTILVEVPNPGHPYGVRGVGEVPIVPPLAAIANAIYDATGYRFTELPMSPRRIVEALNGLSG, via the coding sequence GTGACCACTGTCGAAAAACCCCAGTACCGCGTCATCGGCACCCGCCCCATCCGCCCCGACGGCGTCGAAAAAGTCACCGGAAAAGCGCTCTACGGCGCCGATATCCGCCTCCCGGGCATGATTTACGGGAAGATCCTCCGCAGCCCGCACGCGCACGCCCGCATCCTCCGCATCGACACTTCCGAAGCTGAGCGCGCCCCCGGCGTCCTCGCTGTTGTCACCCACGCCGACCTCCCCGTCGCCGCCGACCGCGTCGAAGAGCTCGGCGAAAGCGCCGTCAACGTCAGGGAAGTCGCCGAGAACATCCTCGCTTCGCAGAAGGTCCTCTACCGCGGCCATGCGGTCGCAGCCGTCGCTGCCACCAGCCCCCACCTCGCCGAAGAAGCGCTCCAGCTGATTAAGGTCGAGTACGAGGTGCTCCCGCACGTCCTCGATGTTCTCGACGCCATGCGCGACGATGCCCCCCTCCTCGATGAGAACCGCCGCACCAAGACCCTCATGACCGGCGAGCTGAGCGAGAAGCCGTCCAACGTCGCGAGCTACAACCGGTTCCAGGGCGGCGATGTCGAGGCTGCCTTCGCCGAAGCGGACGTCGTCATCGAGCGCGAGTTCCGCACGAAGATGGTCCACCAGGGCTACATCGAGCCGCAGAACTCCACCGCGAATTGGAACGCCGACGGCACCCTCACCATCTGGACAAGCACGCAGGGCGCCTTCGCCGTCCGCAACCTCGTCGCCGAGGTCCTCCGCAAGCCGATCGCCCAGGTCAAAGTCGTACCGATGGAGATCGGCGGCGGCTTCGGCGGCAAGCTCCCCATCTACCTCGACCCGGTCGCCGCCCTCCTGTCCAAGAAAAGCGGACGGCCCGTCAAGATCGTGATGTCCCGCACCGAGGTCTTCGAAGCCACCGGCCCGACCTCCGGGACGGTCATCCGGGTGAAAGCCGCCGCCAAAGGCGACCGCCTGACCGCCGTCCAGGCCAGCCTCTTCTACGAAGCCGGCGCCTTCCCCGGCTCTTCCGTCGGTGCCGGCTCGATGACGATGCTCGCCCCCTACAACGTCGAGAATTTCGTCATCGACGCCTACGACGTTGTCGTCAACAAGCCGAAGACCGCCGCCTACCGCGCCCCCGGCGCCCCCGCAGCCGCCTTCGCCATCGAAAGCGTCATCGATGAGCTCGCCCGCCATCAGAAGGTCGACCCGCTCGTCTTCCGCAAGGTCAACTCGGCCCGCAAGGGCACGAAAATGGTGAACGGCATCGCCTTCCCCCGCATCGGCCACGAGGAGTGCGTCGAAGCAGCCCTCAACTCCGACCACTACCGCTCGCCCATCGAAGGCCCCTACCGCGGCCGCGGCGTCGCCTCCGGCTACTGGTTCAACGGCGGTATGCAGTCCAGCGTCGTCGTCGCCGTCAACACCGACGGCACCGTCAACCTCATCGAAGGCTCCACCGACATCGGAGGCACCCGCGCCTCGCTCGCCATGCAGCTCGCCGAAACCCTCGGCATCCCCTACGAGAACATCCGCCCCTCCGTCGTCGATACCGACTCCATCGGCCACAACGACGTCACCGGCGGCAGCCGCACCACCTTCGCGACCGGCATGGCCGTCTACGAAGCCGGGATGGCCATCCGCCGCGAAATGGTCGCCCGAGCCGCCAAGCTCTGGGGCCTCCCCGAAGACGACGTCGAGTACGACGCCGGCATCATCCGCAGCAAGAAGGACGGCCGCCAGTTCACCTTCAAGGAGCTCGCTGCCCAGTCCGCCCGCACCGGCGGCCCGATCACCGGCAAGGCATCCCTCGTCGCCCGCGGCGTCGGCGGCGCCTACGGCACCCACATCGTCGACGTCGAGGTCGACCCCGATACCGGCAAGGTCACCATTCTCCGCTACACCGCCGTCCAGGATGTCGGCACCGCCATCCACCCGTCGTACGTGGAAGGCCAAATCCAGGGCGGCGTCGTTCAGGGGATTGGCTGGGCCCTCAACGAGGAGTACGTCTTCGACGAGCAGGGCCGGATGGTCAACGCCAGCTTCCTCGACTACCGGATGCCGACTGCCCTCGACGTCCCCATGATCGACACCATCCTCGTCGAGGTGCCGAACCCCGGCCACCCCTACGGCGTCCGCGGCGTCGGTGAAGTGCCGATCGTCCCGCCCCTCGCGGCGATCGCCAACGCCATCTACGACGCCACCGGCTACCGCTTCACCGAACTGCCGATGTCGCCCCGGCGAATCGTCGAGGCGCTCAACGGCCTCTCCGGCTGA
- a CDS encoding urease subunit gamma has translation MRLTEREVDKLLITLAAMLARERRARGLRLNYPEAVAVIASGLLEAARDGRSVAELMAMQGAFLTRDDVMDGVPEMIDAVQVEATFPDGTKLVTLHNPIP, from the coding sequence ATGCGACTCACCGAGCGAGAAGTCGACAAACTCCTCATCACCCTTGCCGCCATGCTCGCCCGCGAACGCCGCGCCCGCGGCCTTCGCCTCAACTACCCTGAAGCGGTCGCCGTCATCGCTTCGGGCCTCCTCGAAGCCGCCCGTGACGGCCGCTCCGTCGCCGAGCTGATGGCCATGCAGGGCGCCTTCCTCACCCGCGACGACGTCATGGACGGCGTCCCGGAGATGATCGACGCCGTCCAGGTCGAAGCCACCTTCCCCGACGGCACCAAGCTCGTCACCCTCCACAACCCGATCCCATGA
- a CDS encoding glycerophosphodiester phosphodiesterase, whose product MQKPYVLVIGHAGAAGEAPANTLAGVRACLDARAEAMEIDVQLCADGVPVLMHDETVDRTTNLKGRVRDLPLAALQSADAGNSEPVPTLAQVLDLVDGRLTIMCELKPTPGDPGQDARNVEAVIDTIRRRGAESWTAIHSFSPDIVARARELEPRISAAIISPPVAGDGVERLLGGLLKRNGQAISVEHHAVTRDLVVRARRRQVTVWCWTADSPADWERLVDAGVAGIITNVPHRLRAWLDAG is encoded by the coding sequence ATGCAAAAACCGTACGTGCTCGTCATCGGCCACGCCGGCGCCGCCGGCGAAGCTCCTGCCAACACCCTTGCGGGAGTCCGCGCCTGCCTCGATGCCCGCGCCGAGGCGATGGAGATCGACGTCCAGCTCTGCGCCGACGGCGTCCCTGTCCTCATGCACGACGAGACGGTTGACCGCACGACCAACCTCAAAGGCCGCGTCCGCGACCTCCCCCTCGCCGCCCTCCAGTCCGCCGATGCCGGCAATAGCGAGCCCGTCCCTACCCTCGCGCAGGTCCTCGACCTCGTCGATGGCCGCCTCACCATCATGTGCGAACTCAAACCGACACCCGGCGACCCCGGGCAGGACGCCCGCAACGTCGAAGCGGTCATCGACACCATCCGGCGCCGCGGCGCGGAGTCGTGGACCGCGATTCACTCCTTCTCGCCCGACATCGTGGCCCGCGCCCGCGAACTCGAGCCCCGCATCTCGGCCGCCATCATCTCCCCGCCCGTCGCCGGCGATGGGGTCGAACGCCTGCTCGGCGGCCTCCTCAAACGGAACGGCCAGGCCATCTCGGTCGAGCACCATGCCGTCACCCGCGACCTCGTCGTGCGGGCGCGGCGCCGCCAGGTCACCGTCTGGTGCTGGACTGCCGACAGCCCGGCCGACTGGGAGCGGCTCGTCGATGCCGGGGTCGCCGGCATCATTACCAACGTCCCCCACCGGCTCCGGGCCTGGCTCGACGCCGGTTAG
- the ureB gene encoding urease subunit beta, giving the protein MSSTGQHTDAVPGAIRFSEGEIVINAGRDVVELEVTNTGDRAVQVGSHFHFFEVNAALRFDRARAFGRRLDIPAGTAVRFEAGQTHTVRLIPFGGARRILGFNGLAADRSLDEALAAARERGFIP; this is encoded by the coding sequence ATGAGCAGCACGGGTCAGCACACCGACGCCGTCCCCGGCGCCATCCGCTTCAGCGAAGGCGAGATTGTCATCAACGCCGGCCGCGATGTCGTCGAACTCGAAGTCACCAACACCGGCGACCGCGCCGTCCAGGTCGGCTCCCATTTCCACTTCTTCGAGGTCAACGCCGCGCTCCGCTTCGACCGCGCCCGCGCCTTCGGCCGCCGCCTCGATATCCCCGCCGGCACCGCCGTCCGTTTCGAAGCAGGGCAGACGCATACCGTCCGGCTCATCCCCTTCGGCGGCGCCCGCCGCATCCTTGGGTTCAACGGCCTTGCTGCAGACCGGTCCCTCGACGAAGCGCTCGCCGCCGCCCGCGAACGGGGGTTCATCCCGTGA
- a CDS encoding (2Fe-2S)-binding protein: MKRTYVQARINGEERDFLCEPRQSLLEVLREELGLTGSKEGCNNGNCGACSVIMNGRVVNSCCVLGVEADGAEITTIEGIARGDRLHPLQQAFLEEAALQCGICTPGFIIAAKALLDREPDADEHRIRFWLSGNLCRCTGYDKIIRAVQRAASQLQEASS, encoded by the coding sequence ATGAAACGCACCTACGTCCAGGCCCGCATCAACGGCGAAGAGCGCGATTTCCTCTGCGAGCCGCGCCAGAGCCTGCTCGAAGTCCTCCGCGAAGAACTCGGCCTTACGGGCAGCAAAGAAGGCTGCAACAACGGAAACTGCGGCGCCTGCTCGGTCATCATGAATGGCCGGGTCGTCAACTCCTGCTGCGTCCTCGGCGTCGAAGCTGACGGCGCCGAGATCACCACGATCGAAGGCATCGCCCGCGGCGACCGGCTCCACCCGCTCCAGCAGGCCTTCCTCGAAGAAGCCGCCCTCCAGTGCGGCATCTGCACCCCCGGGTTCATCATCGCGGCCAAGGCCTTGCTCGACCGCGAACCCGACGCGGACGAACACCGCATCCGCTTCTGGCTCTCCGGCAACCTCTGCCGGTGCACCGGCTACGACAAAATCATCCGCGCCGTCCAGCGCGCCGCCAGCCAGCTCCAGGAGGCCAGCTCGTGA
- a CDS encoding MoaD/ThiS family protein codes for MARVTIPATLRSLCGGSPELEVAAATIDELLRAIDARCPGFYARVVEDGRLRPELAFAIDGEILPLGLHDAIAPGAEVTIVPALGGG; via the coding sequence ATGGCTCGCGTCACCATCCCGGCGACCCTCCGCAGCCTCTGCGGGGGGTCGCCGGAGCTTGAGGTCGCCGCCGCCACCATCGACGAGCTCCTCCGCGCCATCGACGCCCGCTGTCCCGGCTTCTACGCCCGCGTCGTCGAAGACGGCCGCCTCCGGCCCGAGCTCGCTTTCGCCATCGACGGCGAAATCCTGCCGCTCGGCCTCCACGACGCCATCGCCCCCGGCGCCGAGGTGACCATCGTCCCTGCCCTCGGCGGCGGCTGA
- a CDS encoding urease subunit alpha, whose product MSQSLSRSRYAHLYGPTVGDRIRLADTDLWVLVERDYHVPGDEPCFGGGKTIRDGMAQTASPAEALDVVITNAVIIDHWGIVKADIGIRDGLIVGVGAAGNPDTMDGITPGLVIGPRTEVIAGEHLIATPGGIDAHIHFICPQQVEEALTNGITTMFGGGTGPATGTNATTCTPGPWNIARMLEAADAYPVNIGFLGKGNTSDVTALWAQVEAGVCGLKLHEDWGSTPAAIDTALRVADAFDIQVAIHTDTLNEAGFVESTISAIAGRTIHTFHTEGAGGGHAPDIIRVAGLPNVLPSSTNPTRPYTVNTIQEHLDMLMVCHHLNPAVPEDVAFAESRIRPTTIAAEDILHDLGAISMMSSDSQAMGRAGEVVLRTWQTADKMKRQRGPLPGDPPGADNARVKRYIAKYTINPAIAQGVAHVIGSIEPGRLADIVLWNPAFFGVKPELVIKGGMIAWAAMGDPGASIPTPEPVRYRPMFGSRVPATRRLFLSKAALDAGVPARLGLRTPAVAVTNTRGIGKRDMVHNDALPDIRVDPETFAVTVDGEPAVCEPAASLPMTTRYFLF is encoded by the coding sequence GTGAGCCAGTCCCTCTCCCGCAGCCGGTACGCCCACCTCTACGGCCCCACGGTCGGCGACCGCATCCGCCTCGCCGACACCGACCTCTGGGTGCTGGTCGAACGCGACTACCACGTCCCCGGCGACGAGCCCTGTTTCGGCGGCGGCAAGACGATCCGCGACGGCATGGCCCAGACCGCCAGCCCGGCCGAGGCCCTCGACGTCGTCATCACCAACGCCGTCATCATCGACCACTGGGGCATCGTCAAAGCCGACATCGGCATCCGCGACGGCCTCATCGTCGGCGTCGGCGCCGCCGGCAATCCCGACACCATGGACGGCATCACCCCGGGCCTCGTCATCGGCCCACGCACCGAAGTCATCGCCGGCGAGCACCTCATCGCAACCCCCGGCGGCATCGATGCCCACATCCACTTCATCTGCCCTCAGCAGGTGGAAGAGGCCCTCACGAACGGCATCACGACCATGTTCGGAGGCGGCACCGGCCCGGCCACCGGCACCAACGCCACCACCTGCACGCCGGGCCCCTGGAACATCGCCCGCATGCTCGAAGCCGCCGACGCCTACCCCGTCAACATCGGCTTCCTCGGGAAAGGGAATACGTCCGACGTCACCGCCCTCTGGGCACAGGTTGAAGCCGGGGTCTGCGGCCTGAAGCTCCATGAGGACTGGGGTTCCACGCCCGCTGCCATCGACACCGCCCTCCGCGTCGCTGACGCCTTCGATATCCAGGTCGCCATCCACACCGACACCCTCAACGAGGCCGGCTTCGTCGAATCGACTATCTCCGCCATCGCCGGGCGCACCATTCACACCTTCCACACCGAGGGTGCGGGCGGCGGCCACGCTCCCGATATCATCCGGGTCGCGGGCCTGCCCAACGTCCTCCCCTCCTCCACGAACCCGACCCGCCCGTACACCGTCAACACCATCCAGGAACACCTGGACATGCTGATGGTCTGCCACCACCTCAACCCGGCGGTCCCCGAGGACGTTGCCTTCGCCGAGTCGCGCATCCGTCCTACCACGATCGCCGCAGAGGACATCCTCCACGACCTCGGCGCCATCTCCATGATGTCCTCCGACAGCCAGGCCATGGGCCGCGCCGGGGAGGTCGTCCTCCGCACCTGGCAGACCGCCGACAAGATGAAGCGCCAGCGCGGCCCCCTCCCCGGCGACCCGCCCGGCGCGGACAATGCCCGGGTCAAGCGCTACATCGCCAAGTACACCATCAACCCCGCCATCGCCCAGGGCGTCGCCCACGTCATCGGCTCGATCGAGCCCGGCCGCCTCGCCGACATCGTCCTCTGGAATCCGGCGTTCTTCGGCGTGAAGCCCGAGCTTGTCATCAAGGGCGGCATGATCGCCTGGGCGGCGATGGGCGACCCCGGCGCGAGCATCCCAACGCCCGAGCCGGTCCGCTACCGGCCGATGTTCGGCTCGCGCGTCCCCGCTACCCGCCGCCTCTTCCTTTCGAAAGCCGCCCTCGATGCCGGAGTCCCGGCCCGCCTCGGCCTCCGCACGCCCGCCGTCGCCGTCACCAACACCCGCGGCATCGGCAAGCGCGACATGGTTCACAACGACGCCCTCCCCGACATCCGCGTCGACCCTGAGACGTTCGCCGTCACCGTCGACGGCGAGCCCGCCGTCTGCGAGCCCGCCGCGTCCCTGCCGATGACCACCCGGTACTTCCTCTTTTGA
- a CDS encoding FAD binding domain-containing protein, with the protein MHAFDYARPGSLAEALALASNGRRALFLAGGTDVIVQLREGRRSCDLLIDLKHVPELTSITVGPSGALEIGAAVALAEIYEHPVVRRDFPALVDAASIIGGIAIQSRATLGGNLCNASPAADSSPALMALGATLRIAGPAGERTLPVADFFVGPGQNALQPGEILVSVRIPPLPPRSAAFYHRFIPRNEMDIAVASSGVCFALDDAGRIADARVALGAVAPTPILVPAARDALLGREPGAEAFAAAGEAARAAARPIDDMRGSVAQRRHLAGVLTVRALENALRRIRGAQ; encoded by the coding sequence ATGCACGCATTCGATTACGCCCGGCCGGGCTCCCTCGCCGAAGCCCTGGCCCTCGCCAGCAACGGCCGCCGCGCCCTCTTTCTCGCCGGCGGCACCGACGTCATCGTCCAGCTCCGGGAAGGCCGCCGCTCGTGCGACCTGCTCATCGACCTGAAGCACGTGCCCGAGCTCACCTCGATCACCGTCGGGCCCTCAGGCGCGCTTGAAATCGGCGCCGCCGTCGCCCTCGCCGAAATCTACGAGCACCCGGTCGTCCGGCGCGACTTCCCCGCCCTTGTCGACGCCGCCTCGATCATCGGTGGCATCGCCATCCAGTCCCGCGCCACCCTCGGCGGCAACCTCTGCAACGCCAGCCCGGCCGCCGACTCCTCTCCTGCCCTGATGGCGCTCGGCGCGACGCTCCGCATCGCAGGGCCCGCCGGCGAACGCACCCTGCCCGTGGCCGACTTCTTCGTCGGCCCCGGCCAGAACGCCCTCCAGCCCGGCGAAATTCTGGTCTCGGTCCGCATCCCGCCGCTGCCGCCGCGAAGCGCCGCGTTCTACCACCGCTTCATCCCGCGGAACGAGATGGACATCGCGGTCGCCTCCTCCGGCGTCTGCTTCGCCCTCGACGATGCCGGCCGCATCGCCGATGCGCGTGTCGCCCTCGGCGCCGTCGCTCCGACGCCCATCCTCGTGCCTGCCGCACGCGACGCCCTGCTCGGCCGCGAGCCCGGCGCCGAGGCTTTCGCCGCCGCCGGCGAAGCCGCCCGGGCCGCAGCCAGGCCCATCGACGACATGCGCGGGAGCGTGGCCCAGCGCCGGCACCTCGCCGGCGTCCTGACGGTCCGCGCCCTCGAAAACGCCCTCCGCCGCATCCGCGGCGCCCAGTAG
- a CDS encoding DUF2207 domain-containing protein produces the protein MAKVAVLPGLLAVFAVALAAALAGGAPAFGQETGWSVTEFAATYRVQPNGDVLVEERITVDFGNLQRHGIYRDLFETARCGPPDPGAEQPLHPCPAGQVRKWVYSDFAVVDADGKAWTFKRESAPGTIRLRIGDPDVTVSGRQVYVVSYRLGGALDAYASHDELYWNVTGQWQVPVERASVRVVLPEGAQPATACFAGAAGSRESCAASVAGSTAEFMSRRMEYGEQLTIVVGWQPGIVTVPAPKVIDPARPGDYFELDALEWGGFAVTALIGVAGALALWWRHGRDRQYRTIYYLTEDASEETKPLFGAPPLVVEYLPPDELRPAQMGVLLDERADTLDVTATIVDLAVRGYLHITEIPKKGLLGKTDWELERRKDGSDLLPYEKALLDALFASGDRVKVSELKYEFADDLQKVQKLIYDDAMQRGWFAVRPGASKSAAGVAAVGWLLGAVGLALLSATLLGRGLLPVGFGAGGLALLVLTPSMARRTAKGSEALRRVLGFRLYIETAETHRQEFNEQANIFARYLPYAIVFGCVGKWAKAFSGLDDQVQASTSGWYTGAGMFQVAAFSQGLQGFNSSVGSTLAATRSSSGSGFGGGGAGGGGGGGGGGSW, from the coding sequence ATGGCGAAGGTCGCCGTGTTGCCGGGCCTGCTTGCGGTCTTCGCGGTCGCGCTGGCTGCCGCGCTGGCAGGCGGCGCGCCAGCGTTCGGGCAGGAGACCGGCTGGTCAGTGACGGAGTTCGCGGCGACGTACCGGGTGCAGCCGAACGGCGACGTGCTGGTGGAAGAGCGAATTACGGTCGATTTCGGCAACCTGCAGCGGCACGGCATCTACCGGGACCTGTTCGAGACGGCCCGCTGCGGACCGCCCGACCCCGGCGCAGAGCAGCCGCTGCACCCGTGCCCGGCGGGGCAGGTGCGGAAGTGGGTGTACAGCGATTTCGCGGTGGTGGACGCGGACGGCAAGGCATGGACGTTCAAGCGGGAATCGGCGCCGGGGACGATTCGGCTGCGCATCGGCGACCCGGACGTGACGGTCTCGGGGCGGCAGGTGTACGTGGTCAGCTACCGGCTGGGGGGCGCGCTCGACGCCTACGCCAGCCACGACGAGCTGTACTGGAACGTGACCGGGCAATGGCAGGTCCCGGTCGAGCGGGCCTCGGTGCGGGTGGTTCTGCCGGAGGGCGCGCAACCGGCGACGGCATGCTTCGCAGGTGCCGCCGGCTCACGGGAGAGCTGTGCCGCGTCGGTCGCGGGGAGCACGGCGGAGTTCATGTCGCGCCGGATGGAGTACGGTGAGCAGTTGACCATCGTGGTGGGATGGCAGCCGGGCATCGTGACCGTCCCGGCGCCGAAGGTCATTGACCCGGCGCGACCGGGCGACTACTTCGAGCTCGATGCGCTGGAATGGGGCGGGTTCGCGGTCACGGCGCTCATCGGCGTGGCCGGGGCGCTGGCGCTCTGGTGGCGGCACGGGCGCGACCGCCAGTACCGGACGATCTACTACCTGACCGAGGATGCCTCGGAGGAGACGAAGCCGCTCTTCGGGGCACCGCCACTGGTAGTCGAGTACCTGCCCCCGGACGAGCTGCGGCCGGCGCAGATGGGCGTGCTGCTCGACGAGCGGGCGGACACGCTGGACGTGACCGCGACGATCGTCGACCTCGCGGTGCGGGGCTACCTCCACATCACAGAAATCCCGAAGAAGGGCCTGCTCGGGAAGACGGACTGGGAGCTGGAGCGGCGAAAGGACGGCAGCGACCTGCTCCCCTACGAGAAGGCGCTGCTCGACGCGCTGTTCGCGTCCGGGGACCGGGTGAAGGTCTCGGAGCTGAAGTACGAGTTCGCCGACGACCTGCAGAAGGTGCAGAAGCTGATTTACGACGATGCGATGCAGCGGGGGTGGTTTGCGGTGCGGCCCGGAGCCTCGAAATCGGCGGCCGGCGTGGCGGCGGTGGGATGGCTGCTGGGGGCGGTCGGCCTTGCGCTGCTGAGCGCGACGCTGCTCGGGCGGGGGCTGCTGCCGGTGGGATTCGGCGCGGGCGGCCTGGCGCTGCTGGTGCTGACGCCGTCGATGGCGCGGCGGACGGCGAAGGGGAGCGAGGCGCTGCGACGGGTGCTGGGGTTCCGGCTGTACATCGAGACTGCGGAGACACACCGGCAGGAGTTCAACGAGCAGGCGAACATCTTCGCGCGGTACCTGCCGTACGCCATCGTTTTCGGGTGCGTGGGGAAGTGGGCGAAGGCGTTCTCCGGCCTGGACGACCAGGTGCAGGCGTCAACGTCCGGCTGGTACACGGGCGCGGGGATGTTCCAGGTGGCTGCATTCTCGCAGGGGCTGCAGGGGTTCAACAGCTCGGTGGGTTCGACGCTGGCGGCGACCCGGTCGAGCAGCGGCTCCGGATTTGGCGGGGGCGGTGCGGGCGGCGGCGGAGGCGGGGGCGGCGGCGGCTCGTGGTGA
- a CDS encoding urease accessory protein UreF translates to MAQPPVLPLLRLLQAADSAFPVGGFAYSHGLETLVATGAVASEDGLADILRRYVQQPLRRQVLPAARAAHAAPSPPRLLAVDGAFDRSLTLPGERTASRAMGRRMLDLAPEIDPQFADHPYRRAVRNGEAPGHYPVALAALCRSFAIPAPETLAAVGIRALDALVSAATRLGVIGPSAGARLVAGAAPALAAAIDEVLAEPVRLRFGSWFPVLEIAAARHPALPFRMFAT, encoded by the coding sequence ATGGCGCAGCCGCCGGTCCTCCCGCTCCTCCGCCTCCTCCAGGCGGCCGACTCAGCTTTTCCGGTCGGCGGCTTCGCCTACAGCCACGGCCTCGAAACCCTCGTGGCGACTGGTGCCGTCGCTTCCGAAGACGGCCTCGCCGACATCCTCCGCCGCTACGTGCAGCAGCCCCTCCGTCGCCAGGTCCTCCCTGCCGCCCGTGCCGCCCATGCCGCCCCCTCCCCGCCCCGGCTCCTGGCCGTCGACGGCGCGTTCGACCGCTCGCTGACCCTCCCGGGCGAGCGAACCGCCAGCCGGGCGATGGGCCGCCGCATGCTCGACCTCGCCCCCGAGATCGACCCGCAGTTCGCCGACCACCCCTACCGCCGCGCTGTCCGCAACGGCGAGGCGCCCGGGCACTACCCGGTCGCCCTGGCTGCCCTTTGCCGCTCCTTCGCCATCCCAGCCCCCGAGACCCTTGCTGCGGTCGGCATCCGCGCGCTCGACGCCCTGGTCAGCGCCGCGACCCGGCTCGGCGTGATCGGTCCCTCGGCCGGTGCCCGGCTGGTCGCCGGAGCCGCCCCCGCGCTGGCCGCAGCCATCGACGAGGTTCTTGCCGAACCCGTCCGGCTCCGCTTCGGCAGCTGGTTCCCCGTGCTCGAAATCGCTGCCGCCCGCCACCCCGCACTCCCGTTCAGGATGTTCGCCACATGA